Part of the Xanthomonas sp. SI genome is shown below.
AGGTCATCGTCAACTGCATGCGCTACCTGCTCGAGCGCTTCGACGAGGCGGCGATCCTGGAGATCGACCGGCGCGGCGACGTGCCCAACTGCAGCGTCACCGAATACGGTTTCGGCGATGCCGAGGGCGGGCCGCGCTTCGGCCTGGTCCAGGCCAACGCGGTGCCGTTCGAGGTGCCGGTGACCACCGCGGCCGACCAGCCGGGTGGGCCGCGGTGACCCAGGCGCGCGCTACCCCGGTGAGAGCGATCCCGGTGAACGCGACGCTGCTGCGGCGCTGGCCGTTGCCCAGCGCGGCGGGCGTCGCCGACAAGGAGCAGCGCGGGCGCGTGCTGGTGATCGGCGGCAGCTGCGAAATTCCCGGCGCGGCGTTGCTGGCGGCGGAGGCGGCATTGCGCGCAGGCGCCGGCAAGCTGCAGGTGGCCACCGCGCGCCCGGTGGCCACGGCGATGGCGATCGCCTTGCCCGAGGCGCGCGTGGTGGCGTTGCCGGTTAGCGCCGACGGTGAACTGCGCATCGGCGGACAACCGCTGCAGCGCGATGCGGCGCGCGCCGACGCGGTGCTGATCGGCCCCGGCATGCGCGCCCGCCCAGCGCTGCGCAAGCAGATCGCGCGGCTGCTGCAGGACACGCGCTGTGGCGTGGTGCTCGATGCCGGTGCGCTGGTCGATACCCACGGCATGGCCGATCCGGAGCGCGTCGTGCTGACCCCGCACCATGGCGAGATGGCGGCATTGAACGGCGTGCCGATCGAACGCATCGCGGCGGATCCGGCGGCGATCGCGCTGCGTCACGCGCGGCACAGCGGCGCGGTGGTGGTGCTGAAGTCGGCGACCACGGTGATCGCCGCGCCCGACGGCGCGCACTGGGTGCATCGCGGCGGCAGCCCGTGCCTGGGCACCTCCGGTTCCGGCGACGTGCTGGCCGGCATCATCTGCGGCTTGCAGGCGCGCGGCGCCAGCAGCACGCAGGCGGCGGTGTGGGGCGTGCACCTGCACGCGCGCGCCGGCGCGCTGCTGGCGCGGCAGATCGGCCCGCTGGGGCCGCTGGCGCGCGAGATCGCGGCGCAGATCCCGGGGCTGCTCGCTGCAGGTTGAAGCCGGCGCCGCAGTGGGCGCCGGCTTCTACGACTCTCCAATCCCGAATCCCGAATCCCAGCCTAAAGCGTCGCCGCCCCGCCCGCGATCGTGATCAACGCACCAGACGTATAGCTGGACGTATCGCTGGCGAGCAGCACATAGGTCGATGCCAGCTCCACCGGCTGCCCGGGGCGGCCGAACGCGGTCTGCGACCCGAATTCCTTAACCTCCTCCGCATCCATGCCGGCGGGGATGAACGGCGTCCAGATCGGGCCGGGCAGCACCGCGTTGACCCGGATCTTCTTGTCCGCGAGCAGCCCGGCCAGGCCGATGGTCATGTTCGCCACCGCGCCCTTGGTGGTGGAGTAGGGCAGGATGTTGGGCGTCGGCTTCTTCGAATTGACCGAGGCGGTGTTGATGATCGAACCGCCCTCGGGCATGTGCGGCACGGCCAGGCGCACCAGGTTGAAGGCCGCGTGCACGTTGGTGGCGAAGGTCTTTTCCCACTCGTCCAGGGTGATCTCGTCGAAGCTGTGGAAATAGCGCTGGTAGGCGGCGTTGTTGACCAGCACGTCGAGTCCGCCGAAGGCGCCGGTCACGGTCTCGATCAAGGCCTGCGCCTGCGCGCGATCGCTGATGTCGCAGGGCTGCAGCAGCACGCGTACCCCGGCCGTCTCGAGCAGCTGGCCGATGCGTTCGGCGTCGTGCTGTTCGCTGGGCAGGTAGGCGATGGCCACGTCGGCGCCTTCGCGCGCATAGGCGATCGCCACCGCGGCGCCGATGCCGCTGTCGCCGCCGGTGATCAGCGTGCGTTTGCCCTGCAACAGGCCGTGGCCGACGTAGCTGTCCTCGCCATGGTCCGGCTTCGGATCCATCTTGTCGGTCAGCCCGGGAAACGACTGCTGCTGCGGCTTGAAGGGAGGAGAGGGATAGTTCGGAACGGCCATGGGCATGCCTCGTCGTGGGGTGTCCCTGCGAGGGTGCGCAAACATGGGTAAAGGTGCGGCCAAGATCCTGTCGGCGGCATGTGAGATGCAGGCGCGATCCGGATCCATGGGTGCATGCGCGCGCGGCGACGCACAAATGCGCTGTTCACGGATTACGCAGATTCGGTCCTGGATCTACCCGTGCGGCGGCCTGCAGGCGCGCCGGCAACCGGGCCGTGCCGCTCAGCTGGCGGCGATCGTGCGCGAGCCGAGGATGATCATGCGCAGCATCGCGCTGATCTGGCGGATCAGTTCCGGGTCTTTTTCCGGCGGCAGGTCCATCGCGGTGGCGCCCATCGCAAACACCAGCCGGGTGATCGCCTTGGACACCAGCGCCGGCTCGTGCAGCGGCGCGTTGTCGATCGCGGCCAGGCGGATCAGATCCACGCGCAGTTCTTCCTCGAAGTAGTTCAGCTCGCGGTCCACCGCGTGCTTGAACGCGTCCGAGCCGACCGTGCCCTCGCGCAGCAGCACGTGCAGCAGTTTGTCGTCGGCGCGCAGCTGCTCCATGAAGGTTTCCACCGAACTGAGGATCACGCTGCGGTTGCTGCCGGCCGCGCGCTGCCGCGCCTGGCCGATGATGGTGCGCAGCGAACTGCCGGCCAGGTCGATCAGCGCCACCGCCAGTTCGTCCATGTCGCGGAACTGGCGATAGAAGCTGTTCGGGGCGATGCCGGCTTCGCGGGTCACTTCGCGCAGGCTCAGCGTGGACACGCTGCGGTGCGGCCCGATCAGCTTCAGCGCCGCCGCCAGCAGGTCTTCGCGCGAGATCGCGCTCTTGCGCGCGGGCAGCGCGTCCTCGGGCAGCGGCAGGGGAACGATGGACGTCATGGGCGGACTGGGCGAGACAAGGCCGCGATCATACCCTTCTTCGTGAATATACAACTGTATAGACATCTGTATCTGCGCCTGTATAGTGGTCGCCATGAACGCTGCCCGCCGTCCTGCCTCCACCCGCTCCGCCACCCGCGCCCTGCGCGCCTGGGTGCAGCCGGAGGTGTTCGATTTCTGGTCCACGCGGATCCATCCGCTGTGGACCTGGCAGCGTCCGCGCGCGCGGCTGCTGCAGCGCGAACGCGCCAGCAGCGACGCGGTGACCCTGATCCTCAAGGCCAACCGCCACTGGCGCGGCCTGCGCGCCGGCCAGCACGTGCAGCTGGGCGTGGAGATCGACGGGCGCCGCCTGACCCGCAGCTACAGCCCCACGCCGCTGCCGGGCGGGCGCCTGGCGATCACGGTCAAGACGATCGACGGCGGCCGCGTCAGCCAGTACCTGGCCGACGCCGCACGCATCGGCGAGACCTTCGAACTGGGCCAGGCGTTCGGCGACATGGTGCTGCCCGCCGCGCCGCAGGGACGCTGGCTGCTGTTGGCCGCCGGCAGCGGCATCACCCCGATGCGCGCGCTGCTGCGCCAGCTCGCCGACGCCGGCATGCCGGCCGATGTGGACCTGATCTACTGGGCGCGGCGCAGCGACCAGTTGTGCTTCGTCGAGGAACTGCAGGCGCTGGCCGCCGCGCATCCGCGTTTCCGCCTGCAGCTGGCGGTCACCGGCGAAGGCGCGATGCCGGCGCCGCGTGTGGACACGCTGCCGCTGGCGCACCTGGCCGGGCTGGAACAGGCGCAGGTGCTGGCCTGCGGCCCCGGCGGTTTCGTGCAGGCCGCGCGTACGCGGCTGGAAGGTAGCGTCGCCCGCTTCCAGGCCGAGGCGTTCAGCACGCCGCTGCTGGCCGATGCCGAACACGGCACGGTCGCGGTGACGCTGGCGCGCAGCGGCCGCGTTCTGCAGCTGCCGCGCGGGCAATCGCTGCTCAGCGCGCTGGAAGCCGAAGGCCTGCGCCCGAAGCACGGCTGCCGCATGGGCATCTGCAACAGCTGCGCCTGCGGCAAGCAATCCGGCGCGACCCGCGACCTGCTCACCGGCGCGCACGCCACCGAACCGGGTTCGATGCTGAAGCTGTGCATCAACAGCGCCAGCAGCGACCTGATCCTGGACCTTTGAAGGACTTCCCCATGGCTGCTCCCCGCAACCGCGCACTGACCCCGGCCGAACTGCAGGCCTTCGGCGACGAACTCGACGCGCTGCGCGTGCGCACCGTCGCCACCCTGGGCGAGGCCGACGCGCGCTACATCCGCCGCATCGTCGCCGCAGTGCGCTACACCGGCCTGGCCGGGCGCGCGCTGCTGTTCCTGGGCGCGTTCGTGCACAGCGTGCTGTGGCCGGCGTGGATCGCCGGCGTGGCGCTGCTGACCCTGTCCAAGATCCTGGAGAACATGGAGCTGGGCCACAACGTCATGCACGGCCAGTACGACTGGATGGGCGATGCGCAGCTCAACGGCAACACCTACGAGTGGGACATCGTCGCCACCGGCGACAACTGGCGCAAGACGCACAACTTCAAGCACCACACCTACACCAACGTGCGCGGCATGGACGACGACATCGGCTACGGCCTGCTGCGCATCTTCCCCGAGCAGCGCTGGCGTCCGTTCTATCTCGCACAGCCGTTCATCGCGGTGGTGTTCGCGCTGCTGTTCGAATGGGGTGTGGCGATCCAGGACCTGCGCCTGGGCCGCTGGTTCGCCGGCAAGATGAAGCGTGGCGAGCTGCGCCGCACCTTCCTGCCGGTCGGGCGCAAGATGGGCCGGCAGATCCTCAAGGACTACGTGATCTTCCCGGCGCTGGCCGGCCCGTTCTTCCTGACCGTGCTGCTGGGCAACCTCGCCGCCAACGTGCTGCGCAGCATCTGGACCTTCGTGATCATCTTCTGCGGCCACTTCACCGCCGATGCGGAGACGTTCCCGAAGGAGTCGATCAAGGGCGAGTCGCGCGGCCACTGGTACCTGCGCCAGCTGCGCGGTTCTTCCAACCTGGCTGGCGGCAAGCTGCTGAACGTGCTGTCGGGCAACCTGAGCCACCAGATCGAGCACCACTTCTACCCGGACATCCCGGCCAACCGCTACGCGGCGCTGGCGGTGGACGTGAAGGCGATCTGCGCGCGCTACGGCCAGCACTACAACACCGGTTCGCTGCCGCGCCAGTTCGGCCAGGTGATGTGGCGGATCGTGCGCCACGCCTTCCCGAGCCGGCCGCGGCCGGTGCGCCAGGTACGCCAGCACGAGGCGATGCAGCAGACGGGTTGATCGTGCCGGACAACGCGCGATGCCAACGAGAGCAGGCCAGTCTGGCCTGCTTTTTTTATGCCGACTCCTTTGGCCTCGCGGCCGTAGTCTTGCGCAGACGGGAGGAAATGGCGGAGTGCAGGCGCTATCAGGATATGGAAATATGTACCCGTTTCGGGTATGTTTTGGAGGTAAGGATGACCCGCACGTTCAAGCGAAAGGATTTTGCGCGGTGGCAGGCCGGCGAAAAGCTGTCCGACACCGTTCTGTGCAAAGCGGTCCAGGAAATGGAAGCCGGACTGATCGACGTGGATTTGGGCGGCCAGCTCTACAAGAAGCGGGTGGCCCGTTCTGGCGGCGGCAAGAGCGGTGGCTACCGCACGTTGTTGGCCGCTCGCATCGGCAGCCGCTACGTGTTCCTGCATGGGTTCCCCAAGAGCGGCAAGGCGAACATCGCGCAGGAAGAGAAGAAAGCGCTGCAATTCGCCGGCAAGGTGTTTCTGGAACTGTCCGGGGAAGCCTTGCTGAAAGCCTTGCAGTCGGGCGTATTAGTGGAGGTGCGGTGTGAGCAAAATCATTGAATCGCTGCGTGGTGATCTGGGCGCGCTTCACGAAGTGGGAGCGATCGGCAAGGTGACGATGCGCGAATTCGACGCGATCTGTCCGCCGCCGGTGCGAGAGTTCGGCGCGGCCGACATCAAGCGTCTACGCGAA
Proteins encoded:
- a CDS encoding NAD(P)H-hydrate dehydratase, whose amino-acid sequence is MNATLLRRWPLPSAAGVADKEQRGRVLVIGGSCEIPGAALLAAEAALRAGAGKLQVATARPVATAMAIALPEARVVALPVSADGELRIGGQPLQRDAARADAVLIGPGMRARPALRKQIARLLQDTRCGVVLDAGALVDTHGMADPERVVLTPHHGEMAALNGVPIERIAADPAAIALRHARHSGAVVVLKSATTVIAAPDGAHWVHRGGSPCLGTSGSGDVLAGIICGLQARGASSTQAAVWGVHLHARAGALLARQIGPLGPLAREIAAQIPGLLAAG
- a CDS encoding SDR family oxidoreductase → MAVPNYPSPPFKPQQQSFPGLTDKMDPKPDHGEDSYVGHGLLQGKRTLITGGDSGIGAAVAIAYAREGADVAIAYLPSEQHDAERIGQLLETAGVRVLLQPCDISDRAQAQALIETVTGAFGGLDVLVNNAAYQRYFHSFDEITLDEWEKTFATNVHAAFNLVRLAVPHMPEGGSIINTASVNSKKPTPNILPYSTTKGAVANMTIGLAGLLADKKIRVNAVLPGPIWTPFIPAGMDAEEVKEFGSQTAFGRPGQPVELASTYVLLASDTSSYTSGALITIAGGAATL
- the fabR gene encoding HTH-type transcriptional repressor FabR; this encodes MTSIVPLPLPEDALPARKSAISREDLLAAALKLIGPHRSVSTLSLREVTREAGIAPNSFYRQFRDMDELAVALIDLAGSSLRTIIGQARQRAAGSNRSVILSSVETFMEQLRADDKLLHVLLREGTVGSDAFKHAVDRELNYFEEELRVDLIRLAAIDNAPLHEPALVSKAITRLVFAMGATAMDLPPEKDPELIRQISAMLRMIILGSRTIAAS
- a CDS encoding ferredoxin reductase, producing MNAARRPASTRSATRALRAWVQPEVFDFWSTRIHPLWTWQRPRARLLQRERASSDAVTLILKANRHWRGLRAGQHVQLGVEIDGRRLTRSYSPTPLPGGRLAITVKTIDGGRVSQYLADAARIGETFELGQAFGDMVLPAAPQGRWLLLAAGSGITPMRALLRQLADAGMPADVDLIYWARRSDQLCFVEELQALAAAHPRFRLQLAVTGEGAMPAPRVDTLPLAHLAGLEQAQVLACGPGGFVQAARTRLEGSVARFQAEAFSTPLLADAEHGTVAVTLARSGRVLQLPRGQSLLSALEAEGLRPKHGCRMGICNSCACGKQSGATRDLLTGAHATEPGSMLKLCINSASSDLILDL
- a CDS encoding acyl-CoA desaturase produces the protein MAAPRNRALTPAELQAFGDELDALRVRTVATLGEADARYIRRIVAAVRYTGLAGRALLFLGAFVHSVLWPAWIAGVALLTLSKILENMELGHNVMHGQYDWMGDAQLNGNTYEWDIVATGDNWRKTHNFKHHTYTNVRGMDDDIGYGLLRIFPEQRWRPFYLAQPFIAVVFALLFEWGVAIQDLRLGRWFAGKMKRGELRRTFLPVGRKMGRQILKDYVIFPALAGPFFLTVLLGNLAANVLRSIWTFVIIFCGHFTADAETFPKESIKGESRGHWYLRQLRGSSNLAGGKLLNVLSGNLSHQIEHHFYPDIPANRYAALAVDVKAICARYGQHYNTGSLPRQFGQVMWRIVRHAFPSRPRPVRQVRQHEAMQQTG
- a CDS encoding type II toxin-antitoxin system RelE/ParE family toxin, translating into MTRTFKRKDFARWQAGEKLSDTVLCKAVQEMEAGLIDVDLGGQLYKKRVARSGGGKSGGYRTLLAARIGSRYVFLHGFPKSGKANIAQEEKKALQFAGKVFLELSGEALLKALQSGVLVEVRCEQNH
- a CDS encoding DNA-binding transcriptional regulator, whose translation is MSKIIESLRGDLGALHEVGAIGKVTMREFDAICPPPVREFGAADIKRLREALKFSQPVFAHHLHTTASTVRKWEQGETRPAGPALKLLNVIADKGLQAIL